The following proteins are encoded in a genomic region of Lachnospiraceae bacterium KM106-2:
- a CDS encoding potassium uptake protein TrkH, translating into MNFKAIRNIIGLVLEFEAAFLLVPCLVALIYQETTGVYYLYSVLICLVTGFLLRRNSKRDSEIYAKEGFVTVALSWIILSIFGAIPFYISGEIPSYVDALYETISGFTTTGSSILGDVEVLSKCTLFWRSFTHWIGGMGVLVFILAVLPLTGGYNMHLMRAESPGPQVSKLVPRVHTTATILYGIYIFITICEIILLLAGGMPVFDALTTSFGTAGTGGFGIKNDSIGSYSPYIQGVVSIFMILFGANFNIYYLILIKKAKSIFKSEEVIAYFGIIIFATTAIAANTMNMFHSYGKAFHHALFQVGSIMTTTGFSTVDFNKWPEASKTILIILMFIGACASSTGGGIKVSRILISIKLIQKELRSFIHPRSVKSVKLDGRVVDNEVQRAVSAYIMCYLLVFMGSLLLLTFDNNDFTTNFTAVASNINNIGPGLELVGPTSNFGFFSGFSKFVLMFDMLAGRLELFPMLILFSPSTWKNK; encoded by the coding sequence ATGAATTTTAAAGCAATTAGAAATATTATTGGATTAGTGCTTGAGTTTGAAGCGGCATTTTTACTTGTACCTTGTCTTGTGGCACTGATCTATCAAGAGACAACAGGTGTTTATTATTTGTATTCTGTACTCATCTGTCTTGTTACAGGTTTTCTTCTTCGACGTAATAGTAAACGAGATTCTGAAATTTATGCAAAAGAAGGTTTTGTAACAGTTGCATTAAGCTGGATCATCCTAAGTATCTTTGGTGCAATTCCATTTTATATCAGTGGAGAGATCCCATCTTATGTTGATGCCTTATATGAGACGATCTCAGGTTTTACAACAACTGGTTCTAGTATTTTAGGAGACGTGGAAGTACTTTCTAAATGTACGTTATTCTGGAGAAGTTTCACCCATTGGATCGGTGGTATGGGTGTCTTAGTATTCATTTTAGCGGTTCTTCCGTTAACAGGCGGCTACAATATGCATTTGATGCGTGCAGAAAGTCCAGGACCACAAGTAAGCAAGTTAGTACCTCGCGTACATACGACTGCAACGATTCTTTACGGAATTTATATTTTTATAACCATTTGTGAGATTATCTTACTTTTAGCGGGTGGAATGCCAGTGTTTGATGCACTTACAACTTCCTTTGGTACTGCCGGTACGGGTGGATTTGGTATAAAAAATGATAGTATTGGTAGCTACTCCCCATATATACAAGGTGTCGTATCGATCTTTATGATCTTATTTGGCGCAAACTTTAATATTTATTATCTTATCTTGATCAAAAAGGCAAAATCGATTTTTAAATCAGAAGAAGTAATTGCCTATTTTGGAATTATTATATTCGCAACTACTGCAATTGCTGCAAATACAATGAATATGTTCCATTCTTATGGAAAAGCTTTTCATCATGCATTGTTCCAAGTTGGTTCTATTATGACAACGACCGGATTTAGTACGGTAGATTTTAACAAATGGCCAGAAGCATCTAAGACAATCTTGATCATACTGATGTTCATTGGTGCTTGTGCTAGTAGTACTGGCGGCGGTATCAAAGTATCTAGAATTTTGATCAGTATTAAATTGATCCAGAAAGAACTAAGAAGTTTCATCCATCCAAGAAGTGTTAAGAGTGTTAAACTTGATGGAAGAGTAGTAGATAACGAAGTACAAAGAGCCGTAAGCGCTTATATTATGTGCTATCTGCTTGTTTTTATGGGGTCTCTATTACTACTTACTTTTGACAATAATGATTTTACAACGAATTTTACTGCGGTTGCATCAAATATTAATAATATTGGACCTGGTTTAGAGTTAGTAGGACCAACCAGTAATTTCGGTTTCTTTTCTGGTTTCAGTAAGTTCGTTCTTATGTTTGATATGCTAGCTGGGCGATTAGAATTATTTCCAATGTTAATTCTGTTCTCACCTAGTACTTGGAAAAACAAATAG
- a CDS encoding Trk system potassium uptake protein TrkA yields the protein MNIIIVGCGKIGTILTEQLCKEKHNVSIIDLDKTIVESVSNKYDVLGVVGSGAVSAIQMEAGIEKADLLIAMTGQDELNFLCCLIAKKIGNCQTICRIQNPHYSNEIQIIKEELGLSMAINPEYEAAREIVRLLRFPSAIKIETFAKGRVEIIKYKLKEDSKLQNYTLQEISSHLGCDVLVCAVERGEEVIIPDGNLKLTQGDIISIVAAPRTANELFKKIGISTGRAKNIMIVGGGGVSFYLAKELQNMGIGVTIIEKSMERCEFLSEELNGAIIIHGDGIDQSILSEEGIANVDSFAAMTNMDEVNILLSLYAKQQSKAKLITKVHTITYSDIIQSMDLESIICPKNIVTDNIIQYVRAMQNSLGSNVETLYKIIENKAEALEFIIRGNSDIVGVPLENLKLKKDIIIACIHHKNCIIIPKGQDIIQEGDSVIVVTTRSGLNDISDIIER from the coding sequence ATGAATATTATTATTGTTGGATGCGGTAAAATTGGAACAATTTTAACCGAACAATTATGCAAAGAGAAACATAATGTTTCTATTATAGATTTAGATAAAACGATCGTGGAGTCAGTTTCTAATAAATATGATGTGTTAGGTGTTGTAGGAAGTGGTGCTGTCAGTGCAATTCAGATGGAAGCAGGTATTGAGAAAGCAGATCTCTTAATTGCAATGACAGGACAGGATGAGTTGAATTTCCTTTGTTGTCTGATCGCTAAGAAGATTGGAAATTGCCAAACAATTTGTCGTATTCAAAATCCGCATTATAGCAATGAAATTCAGATCATAAAGGAAGAGTTAGGATTATCTATGGCGATCAATCCAGAGTATGAAGCAGCCAGAGAGATTGTTCGATTATTACGTTTTCCTTCTGCCATTAAGATTGAGACGTTTGCCAAAGGCAGAGTAGAAATCATTAAATATAAACTCAAAGAAGATTCCAAACTACAAAACTATACGTTGCAAGAAATATCATCTCATTTAGGATGTGATGTTCTTGTCTGTGCGGTAGAACGTGGAGAAGAGGTTATTATCCCTGATGGAAATCTGAAATTGACGCAAGGTGATATTATCTCTATCGTAGCAGCGCCAAGAACTGCGAATGAACTCTTTAAGAAGATCGGTATCAGTACAGGACGCGCTAAAAATATCATGATCGTAGGTGGCGGCGGTGTTTCGTTCTATCTTGCAAAAGAACTTCAGAATATGGGAATCGGTGTAACAATTATTGAAAAATCTATGGAGCGTTGCGAATTCTTAAGTGAAGAATTAAACGGTGCGATCATTATTCACGGAGATGGAATCGACCAAAGTATTCTATCAGAAGAGGGGATTGCAAATGTGGATTCCTTTGCAGCAATGACAAATATGGATGAGGTAAACATCTTGTTATCCCTTTATGCAAAGCAGCAGAGCAAGGCAAAATTAATTACAAAGGTACACACGATCACGTACAGCGATATTATTCAAAGTATGGATCTTGAAAGTATTATTTGCCCTAAGAATATCGTGACGGATAATATTATCCAGTATGTTCGTGCAATGCAGAACTCACTTGGCAGTAATGTCGAAACACTTTATAAGATCATTGAAAATAAAGCAGAGGCTCTTGAATTTATTATTCGTGGTAATTCCGATATCGTGGGTGTTCCTTTAGAAAATCTTAAACTTAAGAAGGATATTATCATCGCATGTATCCATCATAAGAATTGCATTATTATTCCAAAAGGACAGGATATCATTCAAGAAGGTGACAGCGTGATCGTTGTTACTACTAGATCGGGATTAAATGATATTTCAGATATCATAGAACGTTAG